A DNA window from Flavobacteriales bacterium contains the following coding sequences:
- a CDS encoding DUF456 domain-containing protein, with the protein MPEVAVLIVGLLLNGLGILGCIVPALPGPLLSWLSLFLFFLLPEHEVSSTTLVVTGLLMALVTALDYVVPVLGAKKFGSSKEGVWGGMIGIVVGLFFFPPVGIILGPLLGTIIGDLIAGGTFTKALNSGIGSLLGFIVGTSIKLIYSIGVLTLFTIKAGGAIGQLFTQWFS; encoded by the coding sequence ATGCCAGAAGTTGCAGTCCTCATTGTCGGATTGCTTCTGAACGGACTGGGAATTCTGGGATGTATTGTTCCCGCACTTCCAGGGCCGCTTCTTAGTTGGCTATCGCTGTTTCTTTTCTTTCTTCTTCCAGAACACGAAGTAAGCAGTACCACGCTCGTGGTCACGGGGCTTCTGATGGCGCTTGTCACTGCGTTGGATTATGTTGTGCCCGTGCTTGGCGCCAAGAAATTCGGTTCTTCGAAAGAAGGCGTTTGGGGAGGCATGATCGGCATTGTGGTCGGCCTGTTCTTCTTTCCACCCGTTGGCATCATTTTGGGCCCATTGCTTGGCACAATCATAGGCGACCTGATTGCAGGCGGAACCTTTACCAAAGCCTTGAACAGCGGCATAGGTTCGCTGCTGGGATTCATTGTCGGTACTTCCATAAAACTTATTTACTCCATTGGCGTATTGACCTTGTTCACCATTAAAGCAGGTGGTGCCATCGGTCAATTATTTACGCAATGGTTTTCTTAA
- a CDS encoding PspC domain-containing protein has translation MSDRKLERKQGKILGVCAGIGEYMDLDPTIVRLAFVLMFFFAGGGILLYIILALIMPKAY, from the coding sequence ATGAGCGATAGAAAACTCGAACGAAAACAAGGTAAGATCCTTGGTGTATGTGCCGGAATTGGCGAATACATGGATCTTGACCCAACCATTGTGCGCTTGGCTTTTGTACTGATGTTCTTTTTTGCCGGAGGCGGAATACTCTTGTATATCATCCTCGCGCTGATCATGCCAAAAGCATACTAA
- a CDS encoding DUF3127 domain-containing protein: protein MASYEVTGKLKVKMEEQSFSSGFTKREFVLTTEEQYPQDIKFELIKDKTSVIDKFKENDTIKVSFNLRGNEYNGKYFVNLQAWKVEVGQAEGSNIPAPLDPMADMPMASSGPAPTSIDDIGEDDLPF from the coding sequence ATGGCATCATACGAAGTAACAGGAAAGTTGAAAGTGAAAATGGAAGAGCAATCTTTCAGTAGCGGATTCACCAAAAGAGAGTTTGTTCTTACAACCGAAGAGCAATATCCACAGGACATCAAGTTTGAACTCATCAAAGACAAAACGTCTGTGATTGATAAGTTCAAAGAAAACGATACGATCAAAGTCAGTTTCAACCTACGTGGAAACGAGTATAACGGAAAGTACTTTGTCAATCTCCAAGCTTGGAAAGTAGAGGTCGGACAGGCTGAAGGTTCAAACATTCCAGCTCCGCTTGATCCAATGGCCGACATGCCAATGGCTTCATCTGGTCCTGCGCCTACAAGTATTGACGATATTGGAGAAGACGACCTTCCATTCTAA
- a CDS encoding mechanosensitive ion channel family protein: MTDFLQKEFYWNTVGEWMLALAIILGSVVLGKLVFWLFSNVVKRLTARTKTNLDDIIIDMVEEPIAFAIAILGIWYGFDSLHLPDVAHVWVNRIYYLLIIFNIAWLVNRVLDALIQEYIVPIVEASESDLDDQLLPILKKGIHAAVWIMAIIVGLNNAGYDVGALIAGLGIGGLALALAAQDTVANLFGGITIFVDQPFTINDWIKINSYEGIIEEVGIRSTRIRTFEGRLVTIPNKVFAESAIENVSAEPSRRVIIVLGLTYDTSHDRIQEALDILKSIHAERPDALEEKVLTLFDSFGDFSLNVKFVYYIKKGQDVFAVNSGINLDILKRFNAAGIEFAFPTQTIHATVEK; encoded by the coding sequence ATGACCGATTTCCTCCAAAAGGAATTCTACTGGAATACAGTAGGAGAATGGATGCTTGCGCTGGCCATTATTTTGGGCAGTGTGGTGCTCGGAAAACTTGTTTTCTGGCTCTTTTCCAATGTGGTAAAACGGCTAACCGCCCGTACCAAGACCAATCTTGATGACATCATCATTGATATGGTGGAAGAGCCGATTGCCTTTGCCATTGCCATTCTAGGTATTTGGTACGGTTTCGATTCGTTGCATTTGCCCGATGTGGCGCATGTGTGGGTGAATCGGATCTATTACCTGCTCATCATCTTCAATATTGCCTGGTTGGTAAACCGCGTGTTGGATGCGCTGATCCAGGAATACATCGTGCCTATTGTTGAAGCTTCTGAAAGCGACCTTGATGATCAGCTTCTGCCTATCCTGAAAAAAGGGATCCATGCTGCGGTGTGGATCATGGCGATCATTGTTGGTCTGAACAACGCAGGCTACGATGTAGGTGCGCTGATTGCAGGATTGGGAATAGGTGGTTTGGCGCTGGCACTTGCTGCGCAGGATACCGTTGCCAACCTATTCGGAGGCATCACCATTTTTGTGGATCAACCTTTTACCATCAACGATTGGATCAAGATCAATTCCTACGAAGGGATCATTGAAGAAGTTGGTATCAGAAGTACGCGCATCCGCACCTTCGAAGGCCGATTGGTCACTATTCCGAACAAGGTTTTTGCTGAATCGGCCATTGAGAATGTTTCTGCCGAACCAAGCAGACGGGTGATCATTGTACTCGGATTGACCTACGACACTTCGCACGATCGCATTCAGGAAGCGTTGGACATTCTCAAAAGCATTCACGCAGAACGGCCTGATGCGTTGGAGGAAAAAGTGCTGACGCTGTTCGATTCGTTCGGAGACTTTTCGCTCAACGTCAAGTTTGTGTATTACATCAAAAAGGGGCAAGATGTATTTGCCGTCAATTCGGGAATTAACCTGGATATCTTGAAACGATTCAATGCGGCAGGTATCGAATTTGCCTTCCCTACCCAAACGATCCACGCCACCGTGGAGAAATAG
- the tpx gene encoding thiol peroxidase, with protein MSEGKETVKLKGSPVLLKGYIPEVGEIAPDFTFVQADMNEKSLYDFEGLNKIIISLPSIDTGICALETKKFNEAVSKLENVICISVSKDLPFALKRFCGAEGIENVRAVSDFRYSDFANEYNLEMVNSPLKMLLARAVFVLDTKNKIHYVELVEDITYEPNYDKALAALAKLK; from the coding sequence ATGAGCGAAGGAAAAGAAACAGTAAAACTGAAAGGAAGCCCAGTATTGCTGAAAGGATACATTCCTGAAGTTGGTGAAATTGCACCTGACTTCACATTTGTACAGGCAGACATGAACGAAAAAAGCCTTTACGATTTCGAAGGCCTGAACAAGATCATCATTTCGTTGCCAAGTATTGACACAGGCATTTGTGCCTTGGAAACCAAGAAATTCAACGAGGCTGTAAGTAAGTTGGAAAACGTGATCTGTATTTCGGTATCGAAAGACCTACCATTTGCACTTAAGCGTTTTTGCGGAGCAGAAGGCATTGAGAACGTGAGAGCCGTTTCTGATTTCCGTTATTCAGATTTTGCGAATGAATACAACTTGGAAATGGTGAACAGCCCATTGAAAATGCTTTTGGCGCGTGCCGTTTTTGTGCTCGACACAAAGAATAAGATACACTACGTGGAATTGGTTGAAGACATTACCTACGAACCAAACTACGATAAGGCGCTTGCTGCATTGGCCAAACTGAAATGA